Part of the Quercus robur chromosome 5, dhQueRobu3.1, whole genome shotgun sequence genome, TGAGATACATCAATGGTACAATGCTTTGTTGGTTGTATATTAACAAAGTTTGCAGTTGTATTTTTATGGGCGAAATGTTTGGTTGAAAAGGATGTTGGAGTTGTAGATCTTCATCTTGCGTTATGTTTTATTACAGTATCTTTTATGCTTAATTATTGAATCAATGTTTGCTCCCTAAATAATTTGATGTTCATCCTAGTCCTATAAGTTGCTCTAATATTGatgcaaattgaaaattatCCCATGCAACAGTTTAGCTGGAATCTTCTCCTTAGAGATTTGAAACTCCAAGTCGCAGGATCAGAgacaaatacttttttttttcagttgaaCTACAGAATTAGCTATTTTGGTTAGAGTTCATGGGGCTCAAACGAAATACaaaatacttatataaatatatatatatatatatatatctatttgtgataatgaaatataaaatacttgGAAGACATATGATCTATTTGGTACTGtactttttattatcagatGGTACTATACATATTAATTGTcaatagttatttattttcgtATTAGACGGAAaagtatggaaaaaaaaaaaagtcagcttccctataatctaaattttttccttatatatgcggtatcttttttggttttccttGTATAAGCAGTATctgtttttggtttggtttgggttcCTTATATGAGtgagcctttttctttttgtttttgtttttttttttttttttttttttttaaataataatagaagaagCCCCTTTCTTTCCCCCTACTTGATAATTCTTAAcaaacatatatgatatattgtacccaaaattataataagtCTTATTTGGTGGAAGTGTTAGCAGCACGGAGAGCAATGTATCTTGCACAAGAACTGAACTTTACTCAAGTAATTTGTGAGGGAGACTCTTGAAGTTATCATTAAGACactaaatattaataatttctcTTCCTCTAGCTTTGGGCATATCCTACAGGATATCAAGTCAGTTTCCTTCTCTTTCCGAAACTACATCTTCTGCCACACTAGAAGACAGGGGAATAGAGTAGCTCATGGTCTTGCTAGATTAGCCAATTTGTCTTCCAATTTTCAAGTCTGGATAGAGGATGTTCCACCAGATATATCTAATGTCTACATTTATGAAATTACTTAATAAATTTTCTCCTACTCCGGTTGGAGtgggttctcaaaaaaaaaaaaaaaaaaaaaattcagaaaatggTTGGTTGGTAAGAATCTTATTCGGTTAGTTGGTAAGAATGGGCCAAAGATTGGATCAAGTTCTTTTATGCACTAGATCCTTTGAAATGTGGACACGTAACAAGCGTTTGACACATCTGCATATCAATGAGTCTAGTACACATAAGCATTCTATCTAGGCTGATTTACATAAGAATTTAAAGTGGAATTCAAGGGAATTATCAATATTACATAGCTTGTTTGGTTGATAAATatctaaaatgtaaaatatctcatttatcacgttttattatattctaaactattcttataaaattttgtacCTTGAGTGTTCGTTtggcaaagattatttttgccaacttattttactattcagcttatttttgctattttacatgtgtctcactgcactttttggtactatttatgagtctcactgtactatttcagctaacttttacctttatttatattattttcagtaaaaaattttcagtttcagcaaaataaacagatcCTAAATGAACCCTAAACCTTGTGTTTGAAATACCATAAGGTGCCAATGGGAAAATATCTCCTCCATTTAAATCCTCTAATTCCTTCTTATTTTTATGTGAGCGATAATTGATATTTATTTGCTCTTAAATATCATATATCTTACCTTTAaataagaatgagaaaaaaataagggggTGTTTGTTTCATCAATTTCTATAACTCATATCtttgttttcataactcataactcaaaactcaaaaatagtAGGATCCATAGCTAGAAGTTTGTTTGGCATcaccataactctgtttccatcactcaattatctgatttttgagttatgagttatggaaaaagaaaacacctaaatgtgttttcagtttccataactcataacttaatGACATTTTCGTAAATAATACTACATAGAGGGACCCACTGTCAGACTTTAGCCGCAACTTTTgatcatctcttttttttttcttcactgggttcggtgcgtgtgtttcttcatcttcttttttctctttttcctttcacactaggaggcttcttcttcttccttctgatctggtttttttttttttttttttttttttttttcactgggtttggtgatacaaaaaaaaaaaaaaaaaaactgtaccgAGTGATAGGTATGGGGTCCACAaacagtgtgaaaaatattgagtgatgacaagtGAGTGATGGTACCAAATAGGTAGAgtattttgagtgatgagtgatgagaaatgagtaatgagtgatgagtgacagAAATTGAATGATAGAAAGAAGTCATCCAAAGACCGCCTAAAATTACGCAATCGGAGGAAATACTATCATGTTTCACTTATgacaaaaaaaactttcaataaTTCTAAAACCAAAATCTTAAGATCTTCTCACTATAAAGTAGTAAGATACAACTGGACAGCAACGGTCCACCACAATCGGAATTACCCACATCACCCATAAATCCATTTCTTGTACGAAAATTAAAATACCACCCAAactatttttatggaaaaaaaagaagaagaagagagaaatccagcattttctttttccaacatctttttatggaaaaaaaaaaaataaaaaagaagaagagaaaaatccagcattttctttttccaacatatttttatagaaaaaaaatataaaaaaatgaaatagaaaaagaagagtgAAATCCagcattttcttctttccaaTTATTGGCCAAAAATGTCCAATCTGTGACGCAATGAGAAAGTACGGTTTCTTTTTCGACTGTCCATTTTCTTCCACACAAAACAAGGCGCGTTTCCCCAAGTAAATACACctctccctttttctctctctctctctctctctgcaccGCATACCGAATCCATTaacacttttctctttctcaaactcTCAACTTCCCTCGCCACCTTCCTAGGCTTCACAGTTACTTCACAGTCACACACGCACAAACcattaaacacaaacacaaaaacaaaccgACCGAATCATactctcaacaacaacaaccaccctTTTTCTCGAACTCTTTGTTTGTGTTGTTTCATTCGTTCCATATAAAACAAACAtccttaaattacttttttttttccttaaaccaAGACAAAAATTTTCAGACCCACATGGAGAAAGAGCCTCTGCTTTCTTATCTAAGCCcaagaaaaaaatatcaaacaaCACCACCGCCAGTATTAGTACCACTCCCAGAAAACGATGAGATCTCTATCCCTTTAACACCTTCTGAGCTCAAAGACCGTCTCATCTTTGGACCCTTTTCCTCTTCTCCACAAGAAGCTTCACCTTTAGTTGATGCCTTGACCCTTTCTCTCAGTTCTCCAAGACCCTCTTCTTCTTCCGTTTCTATATTTGACCCTTCAACCCCACAAGCTCATGACACGCCTCAATCCCAACAAGCTTGGCTACTTGACCCCAATTGCCCATGGACCAAAACAAATCTTCACCGATCCAAAACTGCACCGGCTATGGCTGTTCTCAACGATTTTACCCACCCGTCTGTGCCAAGACCTCAATTTGGGTCTCAATCTGTTGTGGGTCAAGCTTGTATTCTTCTAATTTTGTATCTGTCATTAGGGGTGGTTATTTATTGGTTTAATAGGGACGATTTCTCTTCTAATGAGACACACCCTGTTGTGGATGctttgtatttttgtattgtCACAATGTGTACCATTGGTTATGGTGACATTACGCCCAAAACTACAACAACCAAGTTGTTCTCCATATTGTTTGTGTTGGTGGGGTTTGGTTTTATTGATATATTGCTGAGTGGGATGGTCAGCTATGTGCTTGATTTGCAGGAGAATTATTTGTTGAGGACTATGAAGAGTAAGGGTGGGAAAGAAGCCGGGAGGTCTTATATTGTTGATGTGAAGAAAGGGAGGATGAGGATTAGGATGAAGGTGGGATTGGCATTGGGGGTTGTGGTTCTCTGTATTGGAATTGGGGTGGCTGTAATGCATTTTGTGGAGAAGCTTGGGTGGGTGGATTCGTTTTATCTTTCAGTTATGTCGGTTACCACAGTTGGGTACGGTGACCGAGCTTTTGAGTCCTTGACTGGTCGTATTTTTGCTTCCATTTGGTTGCTGTTTTCGACACTCGCGGTTGCTCGAGCATTTTTGTACTTGGCCGAGGCAAGAGTTGATAAGCGGCATAGGAGGATGGCAAAGTGGGTTCTTGGTCAGGACATGACTGTCTCTGAGTTTCTTGCCGCTGACATTGACAACAATGGCTTTGTGAGGTATATATTGGCCTTGAGTCATTTGCTtgcatttttatattaataattattttgtggTTTATGCATCtccattttattgtattatgtATTGATAGATAAGCTCAAATGTGAGATATTGAAggtaacaaaataataaatgcaacCTATGTTTATTACTTCAAGAATGAAATAAATAACAAGTGCACTTCATTTATATGAAAACTTAAATGTCAAATAATCGTTTATTTCTTTATAGAAACTTAGGAATTGGGAATAATTGTTTACGGAATGTGAGTACTAGGTCCTTAATTTAGAAATGCTACATAATTATACTCTGTAGATTGATGAATTTGCTAGAAAAACCATTTGATTGCACAACTActgtacttttatttattatgtcaaGTTTTAATGTCAAGTACTGTACTGTACATTTTAAAAATCGTATTGTTCataacaatttctttttattgataaaaatttatcaatagGAGGGGAACCTAAGTGCAGAGGAAGTATGCAAATGAGTGCCCTAAAGAACTATAAGTTGAATTTACTCATAATATAGTTAAAGAGATCTACAAAAGAATGAGAAGCAACATTTCCAAATGCTATGTACCGCTAagacaaaaatttgaagtaaTAATAATTTCGGCTCAATAGTAGATAACTCAACacagtttctctctttttctctctctccccaaacTATCCACATAAGGCAAAGATGTGTCATGAATGTGTTAGTTCCGTGAGAAttcccaccacccccccccccccccctaattTTTGTCCAAGAAAACTGAAGCATAGGCTTTTAAGTGTGTTGTTAtgtgtgtgtaatttttttttaaaaaaaatatcattatgaaaataataatattattagttGACCCCAAATAAATTAGCACTGGGGCTTTGTTGTATTATGACAATggtcttttcttattttttggagaTTTGTAAGTTTTTGCACATAAAACAAGAGTAAGTTTTTGTTGTACAATGAGAAAACTGTGGAAGTGTTGCAATCACCATGGCTCTAGCATGTTTTACTGGTTTTATATGATATGATAAAGATGCAACTCACGTTGGCAGTGCATCAACCATATTATTGTATAAATGTATTGTACTAATGGTTGCACATGACTATAAGGCCTAActaatttttaagtttacatGAAATATATTCTGAAATTTCTGATTCCTTTTGATATGAGTTGTTGTTCTGTAAGAACCCCTCATTTCACTTTTAACATACATGTTTAACAATGTTCTCTGAGTGACTTAATGAAGTCCTATAATCTTCAGCTTTAACAGATTGTGAGGACTTTCTGTGTGAAGTAATGATGACTTAAATTTTATGTTGTGAGACTCGCTCCCCCCCctcacccaaaaaagaaaaagaaaatgaagatggTTGGATttctaatgttatttttggcTCTCTTGGGCTTTGGAATGAAGGCTCAGGTGAATTTCTCTTGCTTTTGTGATTCTAGTAAATTGTGATATAACTTTAATTAGAGGCCCTCTATATGCATTACCTTTGTAAGTGAGAACATAAAATAttcccaaaatataaaattatatctaaattaaatattaattaattaattttcgtGTCCtagtttttcaagaatttcTGTGTCACCATGTCCCTTGCCGTGTCCATGGTTCTTAGGTCCATTGAGTGCattgtaacttaccaataataaaaagttacatTTGTCAAGGAACTTGAAATTATGTTGTACTTGTTGAATGCCTCCATCAAAT contains:
- the LOC126726406 gene encoding two-pore potassium channel 3-like; the protein is MEKEPLLSYLSPRKKYQTTPPPVLVPLPENDEISIPLTPSELKDRLIFGPFSSSPQEASPLVDALTLSLSSPRPSSSSVSIFDPSTPQAHDTPQSQQAWLLDPNCPWTKTNLHRSKTAPAMAVLNDFTHPSVPRPQFGSQSVVGQACILLILYLSLGVVIYWFNRDDFSSNETHPVVDALYFCIVTMCTIGYGDITPKTTTTKLFSILFVLVGFGFIDILLSGMVSYVLDLQENYLLRTMKSKGGKEAGRSYIVDVKKGRMRIRMKVGLALGVVVLCIGIGVAVMHFVEKLGWVDSFYLSVMSVTTVGYGDRAFESLTGRIFASIWLLFSTLAVARAFLYLAEARVDKRHRRMAKWVLGQDMTVSEFLAADIDNNGFVSKSEYVIYKLKEMGKVSEKDIMQICDKFDRLDTGNCGKITLADLMENHH